One stretch of Prionailurus viverrinus isolate Anna chromosome C1, UM_Priviv_1.0, whole genome shotgun sequence DNA includes these proteins:
- the RAP1GAP gene encoding LOW QUALITY PROTEIN: rap1 GTPase-activating protein 1 (The sequence of the model RefSeq protein was modified relative to this genomic sequence to represent the inferred CDS: inserted 1 base in 1 codon), with protein MIEKMQGSRMDEQRCSFPPPLKTEEDYIPYPSVHEVLGREGPFPLILLPQFGGYWIEGTNHEITSIPETEPLQSPTTKVKLECNPTARIYRKHFLGKEHFNYYSLDTALGHLVFSLKYEVIGDQEHLRLLLRTKCRTHHDVIPISCLTEFPNVVQMAKLVCEDVNVDRFYPVLYPKASRLIVTFDEHVISNNFKFGVIYQKLGQTSEEELFSTNEESPAFVEFLEFLGQKVKLQDFKGFRGGLDVTHGQTGTESVYCNFRNKEIMFHVSTKLPYTEGDAQQLQRKRHIGNDIVAVVFQDENTPFVPDMIASNFLHAYVVVQAEGGGPDGPLYKVSVTARDDVPFFGPPLPDPAVFRKGPEFQEFLLTKLINAEYACYKAEKFAKLEERTRAALLETLYEELHIHSQSMMGLGGDEDKMENGGGGGGFFESFKRVIRSRSQSMDAMGLSNKKPNTVSTSHSGSFAPNNPDLAKAAGISLLIPGKSASRFGRRGSAIGIGTVEESLIVPGKSPTRKKSGPFGSRRSSAIGIENIQEVQEKRESPPAGQKTPDSGHVSQEPKSENSSTQSSPEMPTTKNRAETAAQRAEVLKDFSRSSSSASSFASVVEETEGVDADDTGLESVSSSGTPHKRDSFIYSTWLEDSVSTTSGGSSPGPSRSPHPDASKSGDPACPEIKIQLEASEQHTPQLVRPQKHKVKTQCQLQVDRTSAPTASTSLWAVPCPRLGHLSGLSLRGGAIRTQEXGSCWHHPHPPGWDRQWSVEAELQAWLAPAPGPLSHPGASPDPWGAGREGRIEISWCTQSPLQRRWDVKRGGMGTGLGVLSPGFQYGFCCVTLGKSVSLSGRLC; from the exons ATGATTGAGAAGATGCAG GGAAGCAGGATGGATGAACAACGATGTTCCTTCCCACCACCCCTCAAA ACAGAGGAGGACTACATTCCCTATCCGAGCGTCCATGAG GTCCTGGGGCGAGAAGGACCTTTCCCCCTCATCCTGCTGCCCCAGTTCGGGGGCTACTGGATTGAAGGCACCAACCACGAAATCACCAGCATCCCGGAGACAGAGCCGCTGCAGTCACCCACGACCAAGGTGAAGCTCGAGTGCAACCCCACAGCCCGCATCTACCGGAAGCACTTTCTTGGCAAG GAGCATTTCAATTACTACTCACTGGACACTGCCCTGGGCCACCTTGTTTTCTCACTCAAGTACGAGGTCATCGGGGACCAGGAGCACCTGCGGTTGCTGCTCAg GACCAAGTGCCGGACACACCATGATGTCATCCCCATCTCCTGCCTCACTGAGTTCCCCAATGTGGTCCAGATGGCAAAG CTGGTGTGTGAAGATGTGAATGTGGATCGATTCTACCCTGTGCTCTACCCCAAG GCTTCCCGCCTCATCGTCACCTTTGATGAGCATGTTATCAGCAATAACTTCAAGTTTGGAGTCATTTATCAGAAGCTGGGGCAG ACCTCCGAGGAAGAGCTCTTCAGCACCAATGAGGAGAGCCCTGCCTTCGTGGAGTTTCTTGAATTTCTCGGCCAGAAGGTCAAACTGCAGGACTTTAAAGG GTTCCGAGGAGGCCTGGACGTGACCCACGGGCAGACGGGGACCGAGTCTGTGTACTGCAACTTCCGCAACAAGGAGATCATGTTTCACGTGTCCACCAAGCTGCCCTACACAGAAGGGGACGCCCAGCAG TTGCAGCGGAAGCGGCACATCGGGAACGACATTGTCGCTGTAGTCTTCCAGGATGAGAACACACCCTTTGTGCCTGACATGATCGCATCCAACTTCCTGCATGCCTATGTGGTGGTGCAGGCCGAGGGCGGGGGGCCCGATGGCCCGCTCTACAAG GTCTCTGTCACCGCTAGAGACGACGTGCCCTTCTTTGGGCCCCCCCTCCCGGACCCTGCTGTGTTCAGGAAG GGGCCTGAGTTCCAGGAGTTTTTGCTGACAAAGCTGATCAATGCTGAATATGCCTGCTACAAGGCAGAGAAGTTTGCCAAACTGGAG GAGCGGACACGGGCTGCCCTCCTGGAGACGCTCTATGAGGAACTGCACATCCACAGCCAGTCCATGATGGGCCTGGGCGGTGACGAGGACAAGATGGAGAatggcggcgggggcggcggatTCTTCGAGTCTTTTAAG CGGGTCATCCGGAGCCGCAGCCAGTCCATGGATGCCATGGGACTAAGCAACAAGAAACCCAACACCGTGTCCACCAGCCACAGCGGGAGCTTTGCCCCCAACAACCCCGACCTGGCCAAGGCAGCTGGAATA TCATTGCTTATTCCCGGGAAAAGCGCGAGTAGATTCGGACGCCGGGGCAGTGCCATAGGCATAGGAACGGTGGAAGAG TCACTGATCGTCCCTGGGAAGAGCCCCACGAGGAAGAAGTCGGGCCCGTTTGGCTCTCGCCGCAGCAGCGCCATCGGGATCGAGAATATACAGGAAGTGCAGGAGAAAAG GGAGAGTCCCCCCGCCGGCCAGAAGACCCCAGACAGCGGGCACGTCTCACAAGAGCCCAAGTCGGAGAACTCATCCACTCAGAGCTCCCCAGAGATGCCCACGACCAAGAACAG AGCGGAGACGGCAGCCCAGAGAGCCGAAGTGCTGAAGGACTTCTCCCGCTCCTCGTCCAGTGCCAGCAGCTTCGCCAGCGTGGTGGAGGAGACCGAGGGTGTGGACGCGGATGACACAGGCCTG GAGAGCGTCTCGTCCTCAGGGACGCCCCACAAGCGGGACTCCTTCATCTATAGCACGTGGCTGGAGGATAGTGTCAGCACCACGAGTGGGGGCAGCTCCCCAG gacccTCCCGGTCACCCCATCCCGACGCCAGCAAGTCGGGGGACCCTGCGTGTCCCGAGATCAAGATCCAGCTGGAGGCATCTGAGCAGCACACGCCCCAGCTG GTGAGGCCGCAGAAGCACAAGGTGAAGACGCAGTGTCAACTCCAGGTGGATAGGACCTCTGCCCCCACGGCCAGCACCAGCCTGTGGGctgtcccctgcccccgcctTGGCCACCTGTCTGGACTGTCTCTGCGGGGCGGAGCCATCCGGACCCAGG GGGGAAGCTGCTGGCatcatccccaccccccaggctggGACAGGCAGTGGTCAGTTGAAGCAGAACTCCAGGCCTGGCTTGCCCCCGCTCCGGGCCCTTTGTCACACCCGGGTGCATCTCCGGACCCCTGGGGAGCAGGACGGGAGGGCAGGATTGAGATATCTTGGTGTACCCAGAGCCCGTTGCAGAGGCGGTGGGACGTGAAACGTGGTGGGATGGGCACTGGGCTGGGAGTCCTGAGTCCTGGCTTCCAGTATGGGttctgctgtgtgactttgggcaagtcagtctccctctctgggcGCCTCTGCTAG